The following proteins come from a genomic window of Stigmatella erecta:
- a CDS encoding sensor histidine kinase produces the protein MSWRTASILCISLLLAPGAVAQEARPAAKSVLLLLPEDTALPAMAIIVASVRASLWETWGGPVNVDVESLELGWSHGPEYKHALLSWYLFKYRQRQPDALITFRSDAIQLTLELRQELWPHIPVVFLSENEQLWEQPPHPERVVGQWLRYDMRGTAELALQLMPGTRRLAFVNGSSPWEQAQQVRMLRELQPLLAQRKLELIDLSGLPLAEMLERVRTLPADTVVLTFTFIIDSTGRPFVPREVARLLLATSNRPCFAVHDTVLGMGFVGGVLVNYEAMGQQLGMLTTRMLRGEPVDFRTPLEPAPVDRVTVDARALQRWGIARDRVPPGAGLAFVEPSLWERYRLHVLGALTFSALQSLLAVVLVVERRRRMRVQAELVERQRLEKLAEIEARRTLDQLAHVSRVAAMGELAASLAHELNQPLAAILTNAQAARRLLNANPAELGEVREALGDIISDDKRAGEVIHRMRALLKRGEPRQELHPLNDLVREVARLLANDMHLRGATLHMVLAPSLPAVRGDGIQIQQVVLNLLINAMDAMADVPAGQRQLQVRTASPGPEQVELSVQDSGGGIEPSRLALIFEPFYSTKDQGLGMGLSISRSIVEAHGGHLQAESPPGQGALLRCVLPAARPEPSP, from the coding sequence ATGTCCTGGCGCACGGCCTCCATCCTCTGCATCTCCCTGCTGCTAGCACCCGGGGCTGTGGCCCAGGAGGCGCGTCCGGCCGCGAAGTCCGTGCTCCTGCTCCTGCCTGAGGACACGGCCTTGCCCGCCATGGCGATCATCGTCGCCAGTGTCCGAGCCTCGCTGTGGGAGACCTGGGGCGGCCCGGTCAACGTGGATGTCGAGAGCCTGGAGCTCGGCTGGTCCCATGGGCCTGAATACAAGCACGCCCTGCTCTCCTGGTACCTGTTCAAGTACCGCCAGCGCCAGCCGGATGCCCTCATCACCTTCCGCAGCGACGCCATCCAGCTGACCCTGGAGCTGCGCCAGGAGCTGTGGCCCCACATCCCTGTCGTCTTCCTCTCCGAGAACGAGCAGCTGTGGGAGCAGCCACCTCATCCGGAGCGAGTGGTGGGCCAATGGCTGAGATACGACATGCGGGGTACGGCGGAGCTGGCCCTGCAGCTGATGCCTGGCACGCGGCGGCTGGCGTTCGTCAACGGCTCCAGCCCCTGGGAGCAAGCTCAGCAGGTGCGGATGCTGCGCGAACTGCAACCCCTGTTGGCGCAGCGGAAGTTGGAGCTCATTGACCTGAGCGGGTTGCCGCTGGCTGAGATGCTCGAGCGCGTGAGGACCCTGCCAGCGGATACCGTCGTGCTCACCTTCACCTTCATCATCGACTCCACCGGGAGGCCCTTCGTGCCGCGCGAGGTCGCGCGCTTGCTGCTGGCCACCAGCAACCGGCCCTGCTTTGCCGTCCACGACACAGTCCTGGGCATGGGCTTCGTGGGCGGAGTGCTCGTCAACTATGAGGCCATGGGCCAGCAGCTGGGCATGCTCACCACCCGCATGTTGCGCGGGGAGCCGGTGGATTTCCGCACCCCCTTGGAGCCGGCGCCCGTGGACCGTGTGACGGTCGACGCCCGCGCGCTGCAGCGCTGGGGCATCGCCCGGGACAGGGTGCCTCCGGGGGCAGGGCTCGCCTTCGTCGAGCCCTCTCTCTGGGAGCGCTACCGCCTCCATGTCCTGGGGGCCCTCACCTTCAGCGCCTTGCAGTCCCTACTGGCCGTGGTGCTCGTGGTGGAGCGCCGCCGCCGCATGCGTGTCCAGGCCGAGCTCGTTGAGCGCCAACGCCTGGAAAAGCTCGCGGAGATAGAGGCGCGCAGAACCTTGGATCAACTGGCCCACGTGAGCCGGGTGGCCGCCATGGGCGAGCTGGCCGCCTCGCTGGCTCATGAGCTCAACCAACCCCTGGCCGCTATCCTCACCAATGCCCAGGCCGCACGCCGCCTGCTGAACGCCAACCCCGCGGAGCTGGGCGAGGTGCGCGAGGCCCTGGGGGACATCATCTCTGACGACAAGCGCGCGGGCGAGGTCATCCACCGCATGCGCGCGCTGCTCAAGCGGGGGGAGCCCCGGCAAGAGCTCCACCCCCTCAATGACCTGGTGCGCGAGGTGGCACGCCTGCTGGCCAACGACATGCACCTGCGCGGCGCGACCCTCCACATGGTGCTGGCCCCGTCGCTGCCCGCCGTCCGGGGTGATGGAATCCAGATCCAACAGGTGGTGCTCAATCTGCTCATCAACGCCATGGATGCCATGGCCGATGTCCCCGCGGGCCAGCGCCAGCTGCAGGTCCGCACCGCCTCGCCAGGCCCGGAGCAGGTGGAGCTGAGCGTGCAGGACTCGGGAGGAGGGATCGAGCCGTCGCGGCTGGCCCTCATCTTCGAGCCCTTCTACTCCACCAAGGATCAGGGGCTGGGCATGGGGCTGTCCATCAGCCGCTCCATCGTCGAGGCGCACGGCGGCCACCTGCAAGCCGAGAGCCCTCCGGGGCAAGGGGCTCTGTTACGGTGCGTGCTTCCCGCTGCGCGCCCGGAGCCCTCGCCATGA